The genomic interval AAATCGAATCCAGGACATACATACGGTTTGAAGTAACGGCCGCACGTTTTCCTGACATTTTTCCAAACATCCTGAATACATTCAAAACAGGCTTATCCACTCCGTTTGTTGCCAGATCCCTGAATCCGCCAAACCAGGGCTGATTTTCGAATTCAAATGACCAGGTAACTGCTCCAATTAAATCTTTTTCATGGCGGTCAGCCAATTCATATTTCCGTGCAAAGGAGGCTGCTGTATAACTGGAAAACATTGTTCCGTTCCTGTAAGCATTTTCAGGATTTGTGGCCATACTGCACGCAGCACAACCTTCCGGGTCCGATTCGCCAAGAATAACCGGAATATTTTTCAGCTGAGGATATTTAGCGATCACTGCGAAATTATCTGTAATATTTTTAAGCTGCGCCCTTACATCCATTACCACTTTTCCATCCATTACTTTCGGCGAACCTTTGGCATGAAACAAGATCATATCCAGTGGAGAGCCAATTTTACCCGTCACATAATTTGTATCCGAAACACAGTGTTTTAAAAAAGCATCCAGAAATTTCATTCCGTTACCTGTGATATTACAACCGCCGATTTGCGCATTGGGAAGTGCTTTTTTTACAGCAGCAGCCGAATAATCGTATAATTTAAAGAATTCCGGCCATGTACCTTTCCAGTATGCACCGTTTGGTTCATTCCATAATTCCCAGTACCAGCTTTCCACTTCCGCCTTACCGTAACGCACCACACAATGCGTAACCCACTGATAAACCAGCTCGCCCCATTTGTCATAATCTTTTGGCGGATAAGCCCAGCCGGTCGGCAGTTTACTGAATTTATCGCCCGGGTGCCAGTCGTGCTGATAGGGCTGTGGATTCGTAGATAAAGCTTCCGGCATAAAACCGATCTGCGCCAGAGGCTTCATTTTCCTGCTTACATAAGAATCAAAAATGCTGTCCACGATAGCCCAGTTATAAACCGGCTTTCCGTTTGCATCTTCGGTATACATATTGGTCGATCCCCATTTCAGGGCAGGTCTCCCATCGCCGGAAGTCATCAGATTATGCGTTCTTACATAAACCGGTGAGGGACTGAGAGCTGCCATCTCTGTAAGCAGTTTTTTCCCATCTTTCATATATGTATAATTGGGTTCGTCATAACCAAACCACGACCAGATGGGTGTCATTTCACCTA from Dyadobacter sp. NIV53 carries:
- a CDS encoding GH39 family glycosyl hydrolase, with product MPKLFRISFLSALLLFSSIAFSQSQPAIVKVDFNKTVGEMTPIWSWFGYDEPNYTYMKDGKKLLTEMAALSPSPVYVRTHNLMTSGDGRPALKWGSTNMYTEDANGKPVYNWAIVDSIFDSYVSRKMKPLAQIGFMPEALSTNPQPYQHDWHPGDKFSKLPTGWAYPPKDYDKWGELVYQWVTHCVVRYGKAEVESWYWELWNEPNGAYWKGTWPEFFKLYDYSAAAVKKALPNAQIGGCNITGNGMKFLDAFLKHCVSDTNYVTGKIGSPLDMILFHAKGSPKVMDGKVVMDVRAQLKNITDNFAVIAKYPQLKNIPVILGESDPEGCAACSMATNPENAYRNGTMFSSYTAASFARKYELADRHEKDLIGAVTWSFEFENQPWFGGFRDLATNGVDKPVLNVFRMFGKMSGKRAAVTSNRMYVLDSILNTSVRKQSDIGGLAAIDKNTASVMVWNYHDVDETGPAETVKVQMQGIPAGKKLVLTQYAIDKTHSNSYERWKKMGSPQKPSGGQIAELEKSGALQTAVPAKNINAQNGQISVEVKLERQATLLLKLDWLD